One part of the Alphaproteobacteria bacterium genome encodes these proteins:
- the flgA gene encoding flagellar basal body P-ring formation chaperone FlgA, with translation MASAHKLDFDGQYPVVRVTRASQIVPPSEILAQLRQSLEATGLDGRYQVAMAKRKAIRVALDEEPTVRVENLQYNRRSGRFRALLVPPQAADQAPRGYRISGQVHTLVEVPVLNAPVKVGQVISRDDVDWIEIRSRNLKRNQVVDIDELVGFTPRRPVKVNEPLRRRDLQRPVVVAKGELVTIAVSIPGMTLMVTGRAKDNGSLGDAIRVVNTQTHRTVEAVVVAPGRVTVAIRKHQLAQLRK, from the coding sequence GTGGCCAGCGCCCACAAACTCGACTTCGACGGCCAATATCCGGTGGTGCGGGTGACCCGCGCCAGCCAGATCGTGCCGCCCAGCGAGATCCTGGCCCAGCTGCGGCAAAGCCTGGAGGCCACCGGCCTCGACGGCCGCTATCAGGTCGCCATGGCCAAGCGCAAAGCCATCCGGGTGGCCCTCGACGAGGAGCCGACGGTGCGCGTCGAAAACCTGCAGTACAACCGCCGCAGCGGGCGCTTCCGGGCGCTCCTGGTGCCGCCCCAGGCGGCCGATCAGGCGCCGCGGGGCTACCGCATCAGCGGCCAGGTCCATACCCTGGTCGAGGTGCCCGTACTCAACGCCCCGGTCAAGGTCGGCCAGGTCATCAGCCGCGACGATGTCGACTGGATCGAGATCCGCAGCCGCAATCTCAAGCGCAATCAGGTGGTCGATATCGACGAATTGGTCGGCTTCACGCCGCGCCGCCCGGTCAAGGTCAATGAACCACTGCGCCGCCGCGATCTGCAGCGGCCCGTGGTCGTCGCCAAGGGTGAACTGGTCACCATCGCCGTCAGCATTCCGGGCATGACCTTGATGGTCACGGGCCGGGCCAAGGATAACGGCAGCTTGGGCGACGCCATCCGCGTGGTCAACACCCAGACCCACAGAACCGTCGAGGCGGTGGTGGTGGCGCCGGGCCGGGTAACGGTCGCCATCCGCAAACACCAACTCGCCCAGCTCCGCAAATAA
- the fliM gene encoding flagellar motor switch protein FliM, translating into MGAGHALDQASPDDDELARRRRRCDAAFGCLAGPGNQVAKRDVGAADRNVPMLEVVFDRLVRLMSTSLRNFTSDNVEVSLDNITSIRFGDYLNSIPLPVILSVFRAEEWDNYGLITVDSALIYSIVDVLLGGRRGTAAMRIEGRPYTTIERNLVGRLVSVILADMGAAFEPLSPVTFLFDRLETNPRFATIGRAANAAILIKLRVDMEDRGGRVEILLPYATLEPVRELLLQMFMGEKFGRDTIWESHLATELWYTDIALEAVLDEQVMSLRDVMDFHVGHTIMLNASAETPVEVRCGGVALMEGRMGRIGDTMAIRIEPGAKPTEKSPT; encoded by the coding sequence GTGGGCGCTGGCCACGCGCTCGATCAGGCGTCGCCGGACGATGATGAACTCGCCCGGCGCCGGCGCCGCTGTGACGCGGCTTTTGGCTGCCTGGCCGGCCCCGGCAATCAGGTCGCCAAGCGTGATGTAGGCGCCGCTGACCGTAACGTGCCCATGCTCGAGGTGGTGTTCGACCGTCTGGTTCGCCTGATGTCGACGTCGCTGCGCAATTTCACCTCGGACAACGTCGAGGTGTCGCTCGACAACATCACCTCGATCCGTTTCGGCGACTATCTCAACTCGATTCCGCTGCCTGTCATCCTCAGCGTCTTCCGGGCCGAGGAATGGGACAACTACGGCCTCATCACCGTCGACAGCGCGTTGATCTATTCGATCGTCGATGTCTTGCTCGGGGGGCGGCGCGGCACCGCCGCCATGCGCATTGAGGGCCGGCCCTACACCACCATCGAGCGCAACCTGGTGGGCCGCCTGGTGAGCGTGATTCTGGCTGACATGGGAGCTGCCTTCGAGCCGCTCAGTCCGGTCACTTTCCTTTTCGACCGGCTGGAGACCAACCCCCGTTTCGCCACCATTGGCCGCGCCGCCAATGCCGCCATCCTGATCAAGCTGCGGGTCGACATGGAAGATCGCGGCGGCCGCGTCGAAATCCTTTTGCCCTATGCCACCTTGGAGCCGGTTCGCGAGCTCTTGTTGCAGATGTTCATGGGTGAAAAGTTCGGCCGCGACACCATTTGGGAAAGCCATTTGGCAACCGAGTTGTGGTACACCGATATTGCCCTCGAAGCAGTGCTGGACGAACAGGTGATGTCGTTGCGCGACGTCATGGACTTCCATGTCGGCCACACCATCATGCTCAACGCCTCAGCCGAAACGCCGGTCGAAGTGCGTTGCGGCGGCGTAGCGCTGATGGAGGGACGCATGGGCCGGATCGGTGATACCATGGCCATTCGTATCGAACCTGGAGCCAAGCCCACGGAAAAGAGCCCGACATGA